Below is a window of Escherichia coli DSM 30083 = JCM 1649 = ATCC 11775 DNA.
TCTGTTTATAAACCGACGTTATATATCTTGAAAGCAGGAAAATCTTAAACTGTGAGGGTAACAGGAGTGAGTACGCCCTCCCGCAGGAGAGCGTACGGAGTATCAGAGCGGATTCTTTTTGTTGCGAATCAGGTTGAGGCTTTCAACCGCAATAGAGAAGAACATCGCGAAGTAGATGTAACCTTTCGGTACGTGGATGTCGAAACTTTCCAGAATCAGGGTAAAGCCCACCAGAATCAGGAAAGAGAGCGCCAGCATTTTTACCGAAGGATGGCGCTCGACAAAATCACCAATCGAGCGCGCGGCGAACATCATCACGCCTACGGCAATCACCACGGCAGCCATCATAATAAACAGGTGATCTGACAGACCCACAGCGGTAATCACCGAGTCGAGGCTGAAGATAATATCCAGCAGCATAATCTGCACGATAGCGCCGAGGAATGATGAAACGCGTGTTTTCAGCCCTTCTTCTTCACCTTCGATGGATTCGTGGATTTCCTTGCTGGCTTTCCAGATAAGGAACAAGCCACCCAGAAGCAGGATCAAATCACGGGCGGAAATTTCCTGACTGAATATTGTAAAAAGCGGATTCGTCAGGCGCGTAACCCAGGCGATGGATGCCAGCAGCGCCAGACGCATGACCATGGCTCCCGCCAACCCCAGACGGCGCGCATGAGCACGTTGTGCTGTGGGAAGCTTTGCCACCACCAGAGAAAGGAAAATAATATTGTCGATCCCAAGAACGATCTCCAGCAGCGTCAGTGTACCGAGCGCAAGCCAGGCGTTAGGATCGGTTATCCATGCAAATAACATCTAAAAAGCCCTGCCAAAAAAATGAAGCGGTAATTATATGCCCGGAAAGCGGCAGGTCAAAGCGATGGCTACTGGATCAGAAAATGACGGGCCAGTAGCGCACTGGTGAAATTCTTCTTCAAATAAAATCCGCGCGGCAGCGTCAGAATCCGTTCGCCCCGGGCACCAATAGCTTCGGTCAGCGCTTTCGCATTCGCTGCTTTCGGTCGTATCTGTAAATATTCCCCGTGACGAGCGGTGATCCGCTCAATCTGACCGAGAACAATCATATCCATTAATTCTTCCCAGTCTTCGCGTAGCTGCCGGTCTTCCTCTTCAT
It encodes the following:
- the ygdQ gene encoding TerC family protein, whose protein sequence is MLFAWITDPNAWLALGTLTLLEIVLGIDNIIFLSLVVAKLPTAQRAHARRLGLAGAMVMRLALLASIAWVTRLTNPLFTIFSQEISARDLILLLGGLFLIWKASKEIHESIEGEEEGLKTRVSSFLGAIVQIMLLDIIFSLDSVITAVGLSDHLFIMMAAVVIAVGVMMFAARSIGDFVERHPSVKMLALSFLILVGFTLILESFDIHVPKGYIYFAMFFSIAVESLNLIRNKKNPL